From a region of the Geoalkalibacter sp. genome:
- a CDS encoding helix-turn-helix domain-containing protein, which yields MPYSLAQLLNRLSFRQLQVFRQVYKRLSYSRAAEELGLTQPAVSAQIRQLEQTLGQPLFEYVGKQLYVTP from the coding sequence ATGCCGTACAGCCTCGCGCAACTGCTCAACCGCCTGTCTTTTCGCCAGCTGCAGGTGTTCCGACAGGTGTATAAACGACTCAGCTACAGCCGTGCCGCGGAGGAACTCGGCCTGACCCAACCCGCCGTCAGTGCCCAGATCCGTCAGCTCGAGCAGACCCTTGGCCAGCCGCTGTTCGAGTATGTCGGCAAGCAGCTCTACGTCACACCG